A stretch of Natronococcus sp. CG52 DNA encodes these proteins:
- a CDS encoding conditioned medium-induced protein 4 → MNDKTEELRDIFTDVTDGEETVTEAQEDTRGSLEKDERTDRERLESVVTRMRERYEFEGPLSTDDYVAVARGFYDGLPDEELADDLGVDESDIFEARMSLHLVDDGDADEVDLVAIRDREEDDATLAEEYDVSEAQISRYRRIAAAQDESRAANDRYRDEFDSILADAALSERMATDVREDGLEDATEGMETDVEF, encoded by the coding sequence ATGAACGACAAAACCGAAGAACTCCGAGACATCTTCACGGACGTCACCGACGGCGAGGAAACCGTTACCGAAGCACAGGAAGACACCCGCGGATCGCTCGAGAAGGACGAGCGAACCGACCGGGAACGCCTCGAGAGCGTCGTCACCCGGATGCGAGAACGATACGAGTTCGAGGGCCCGCTCTCGACCGACGACTACGTCGCTGTTGCGAGAGGGTTCTACGACGGCTTGCCCGACGAGGAACTCGCCGACGACCTCGGCGTCGACGAGAGCGATATCTTCGAGGCGCGGATGTCGCTCCACCTCGTCGACGACGGCGACGCCGACGAAGTCGATCTCGTCGCGATTCGCGACCGCGAGGAAGACGACGCGACGCTCGCCGAGGAGTACGACGTTTCCGAGGCCCAGATCAGCCGCTACCGACGAATCGCGGCGGCCCAGGACGAGTCTCGAGCGGCGAACGACCGCTACCGCGACGAGTTCGACAGCATCCTCGCCGACGCGGCGCTCTCCGAGCGGATGGCGACGGACGTCCGCGAGGACGGCCTCGAGGACGCGACCGAGGGAATGGAGACCGACGTGGAGTTCTAA
- a CDS encoding 4Fe-4S dicluster domain-containing protein: MNVVAQTEVTRETYWGLSSTEYALFYLLATVVVLVFLYGVYQRFARYTAGDDDPFERLDNLPSRIVGGAKIVLSNEKQFNRDLYGGLMHAFIMWGFLTLLIATTILFIDGYFWEPFQGSFWVGDFYLAYQFMVDAMGLLFVVGIGMAMYRRYWVRNERLWDRHTSGEDDVFIWTLFALGVGGFLLEGLRIYATGMPDHEIVSFVGWGLALVFQAIGLPTVAGTATDPNHVTLGILGFNAETFHWLTWWSHSLIAFFFIAWIPYAKPFHMLSSFANVVTRDEKAGKRLPNVPSDLDATNAEDIDDFSWKELLDQDACTKCGRCSSVCPAKASDRPLDPRNVILDLKKYREERAEGGEEQPIIADGGTSVINTETMESCMACMACMDACPVEIEHLQSFTRLNRQMTDQGDVSSGMQDVFQNVMQNGNTFGDSPRNRADWADDLEFDVTDAREEEVDYLWYVGDYPSYDDRNKQVARSLAAILQEADVSFGILFDDEKYDGNDIRRVGEEFLYIELAGHHVETWEDCEFDKIVCTDPHSYNTFKNEYPELDFEEFADDPMMPFEYEDEWNADGEIDVLHWTQAVEELVTEGSLELTGTELDYTVTYHDPCHLGRYNDEYEAPRELIEATGCTLDEMPRNRANSFCCGGGGGGLWMEFDEEPKPSEERIREALEDTDAGSGVEKFVVACPMCMTMYEDGRKTGGYEDDIEVVDVAELIVEAIGAENEANLEVAAD, translated from the coding sequence ATGAACGTTGTAGCGCAGACGGAGGTGACGAGAGAGACGTACTGGGGACTCAGCAGCACGGAGTACGCGCTGTTCTATCTCCTCGCGACCGTTGTGGTCCTCGTATTCCTCTACGGTGTATACCAGCGGTTCGCCCGCTACACGGCGGGCGACGACGACCCGTTCGAACGACTCGACAACCTCCCGAGTCGAATCGTCGGCGGGGCCAAGATCGTCCTCTCGAACGAGAAGCAGTTCAACAGGGACCTCTACGGCGGGCTGATGCACGCCTTCATCATGTGGGGCTTTCTGACCCTGCTGATCGCGACGACGATCCTCTTCATCGACGGCTACTTCTGGGAACCGTTCCAGGGCTCGTTCTGGGTCGGCGACTTCTACCTCGCCTACCAGTTCATGGTCGACGCGATGGGGCTGCTGTTCGTCGTCGGCATCGGAATGGCGATGTACCGGCGCTACTGGGTCCGCAACGAGCGTCTCTGGGACCGCCACACGAGCGGCGAGGACGACGTCTTCATCTGGACGCTGTTCGCGCTGGGCGTCGGCGGCTTCCTGCTCGAGGGACTGCGAATCTACGCGACCGGGATGCCGGACCACGAGATCGTCAGCTTCGTCGGCTGGGGACTCGCGCTCGTCTTTCAGGCGATCGGACTGCCGACGGTCGCCGGCACCGCGACCGATCCGAACCACGTCACGCTCGGCATTCTCGGCTTCAACGCCGAGACGTTTCACTGGCTGACGTGGTGGTCGCACTCGCTGATCGCCTTCTTCTTCATCGCGTGGATCCCCTACGCCAAGCCGTTCCACATGCTCTCCTCGTTCGCGAACGTCGTCACCCGCGACGAGAAGGCCGGCAAACGGCTGCCGAACGTTCCGTCGGATCTGGACGCGACCAACGCGGAGGACATCGACGACTTCTCCTGGAAGGAACTGCTCGACCAGGACGCCTGTACCAAGTGCGGTCGCTGTTCCTCGGTCTGTCCCGCGAAGGCCTCCGACCGACCGCTCGACCCGCGCAACGTCATCCTCGACCTGAAGAAGTACCGCGAGGAACGCGCCGAGGGCGGCGAGGAGCAGCCGATCATCGCCGACGGCGGCACGAGCGTCATCAACACGGAGACGATGGAGTCCTGCATGGCCTGTATGGCCTGTATGGACGCCTGTCCGGTCGAGATCGAGCACCTCCAATCGTTCACCCGGCTCAACCGCCAGATGACCGACCAGGGCGACGTCTCCTCGGGCATGCAGGACGTCTTCCAGAACGTCATGCAGAACGGCAACACGTTCGGCGACAGTCCCCGCAACCGGGCCGACTGGGCCGACGACCTCGAGTTCGACGTCACCGACGCCCGCGAGGAGGAGGTCGACTACCTCTGGTACGTCGGCGACTACCCGAGCTACGACGATCGCAACAAGCAGGTCGCTCGCTCGCTGGCGGCCATTCTCCAGGAAGCGGACGTCAGCTTCGGGATCCTCTTCGACGACGAGAAGTACGACGGCAACGACATCCGTCGCGTCGGCGAGGAGTTCCTCTACATCGAACTCGCCGGCCACCACGTCGAAACGTGGGAGGACTGCGAGTTCGACAAGATCGTCTGCACCGACCCGCACTCCTACAACACGTTCAAAAACGAGTATCCGGAGCTCGACTTCGAGGAGTTCGCGGACGATCCGATGATGCCGTTCGAGTACGAGGACGAGTGGAACGCCGACGGCGAGATCGACGTCCTTCACTGGACCCAGGCCGTCGAAGAACTCGTGACCGAGGGGAGCCTCGAGCTCACCGGCACCGAACTCGACTACACCGTCACCTACCACGATCCGTGTCACCTGGGTCGGTACAACGACGAGTACGAGGCCCCGCGCGAACTCATCGAGGCGACGGGCTGTACGCTCGACGAGATGCCGCGCAACCGCGCCAACTCCTTTTGCTGCGGCGGCGGCGGCGGCGGCCTCTGGATGGAGTTCGACGAAGAGCCCAAGCCGAGCGAGGAGCGGATCCGGGAAGCGCTCGAGGACACCGACGCCGGTTCGGGCGTCGAGAAGTTCGTCGTCGCCTGTCCGATGTGCATGACGATGTACGAGGACGGCCGCAAGACCGGCGGCTACGAGGACGATATCGAGGTCGTCGACGTCGCGGAGCTGATCGTCGAGGCGATCGGCGCCGAGAACGAGGCGAACCTCGAGGTCGCGGCCGACTGA
- a CDS encoding type 1 glutamine amidotransferase: MSQLRIAVLNASHQDENTTRNFRRELDASLAEFDVTEGSLPETFDFDGAVVTGSRSSVYWDDEWIQPTKEWVGEAIDRDIPFLGICWGHQLLADALGGTVEDMGAYEVGYSEIEQVGDSRLFDGISRDFTAFTSHADEVSALPDGAEPLAQNRYSNHGFRKGRVFGVQFHPEYDTRTARDLVHKKELSDERRESVLAEITEENYQRACEAKLVFENFLEYVLELQSAEATADSSSQPEPSSS, translated from the coding sequence ATGAGCCAGCTACGTATTGCCGTCCTGAACGCGTCGCACCAGGACGAGAACACGACGCGAAACTTCCGACGCGAACTCGACGCTTCCCTCGCCGAATTCGACGTCACCGAGGGGTCGCTGCCGGAGACGTTCGATTTCGACGGGGCCGTCGTCACCGGTTCCCGGTCCTCGGTCTACTGGGACGACGAGTGGATTCAACCGACCAAGGAGTGGGTCGGCGAGGCGATCGATCGCGACATTCCGTTCCTCGGCATCTGTTGGGGTCACCAACTGCTCGCGGACGCCCTCGGCGGAACCGTCGAGGACATGGGCGCGTACGAGGTCGGCTACAGCGAGATCGAGCAGGTCGGCGACTCGCGACTGTTCGACGGCATCTCCCGGGATTTCACCGCCTTCACGAGTCACGCCGACGAGGTCTCCGCACTCCCGGACGGCGCCGAACCGCTCGCACAGAACCGCTACTCCAACCACGGCTTCCGCAAGGGTCGGGTCTTCGGCGTCCAGTTTCACCCCGAGTACGATACCAGGACCGCCCGCGACCTCGTCCACAAGAAGGAGCTCTCGGACGAGCGCCGCGAGTCCGTGCTCGCGGAGATCACCGAGGAGAACTACCAGCGCGCCTGCGAGGCGAAACTGGTGTTCGAGAACTTCCTCGAGTACGTCCTCGAGCTTCAGTCCGCCGAGGCGACGGCGGACTCGAGTTCGCAGCCCGAACCCTCCTCGTCGTAA
- a CDS encoding AMP-binding protein, protein MTLSLARRAERSPDRTAVIDISEERLYAPAETVHEDRVSYAELSRIVDRTVGALAGHGVGPGDTVCLVTRNRVASVALLFACRRLGATLAPISHRLTPTTVKRPFESLDPSLIVAEAAQRDLVRSIPSDRTVTLEQLADADTSTVGARKRPSDADAPLLALHGASGRPVAAFSASTVEWNCINAIITWGLSKSDSGIVLDPLSTSDGLFRAALPLLYVGGRLLLDRAFDPGDTLTAIDRHDVTVFSGRTAAVRDLTAAEGAAALAGLDRAICDRTVEEEAVETLLGYDVSVSRAYGLLECPTAMSRTVSEPSADGEIGRPVLDCRARLVDDEGTVLEGAAEGALQLSGAVVADGYVNPADTGDATGSREAKREDDSNEGESTERGTDEGDEHGSAGSADGGDDTGRFTDGWFDTGGRFRRDGDGVYYRE, encoded by the coding sequence GTGACTCTTTCGCTGGCTCGTCGCGCCGAACGATCCCCGGACCGTACGGCCGTCATCGACATCTCCGAAGAGCGCCTCTACGCGCCCGCGGAAACCGTCCACGAGGATCGGGTTTCCTACGCCGAACTATCGCGGATCGTCGATCGAACTGTCGGTGCGCTCGCCGGACACGGCGTCGGACCCGGCGATACCGTCTGTCTCGTGACGCGAAATCGCGTCGCGTCGGTCGCACTCCTGTTCGCGTGCCGTCGACTGGGAGCGACGCTCGCACCGATCTCGCACCGACTGACGCCGACGACGGTGAAACGCCCGTTCGAATCCCTCGATCCGTCCCTCATCGTCGCCGAGGCGGCCCAGCGCGACCTCGTTCGATCGATTCCGTCCGACCGGACCGTCACGCTCGAGCAACTCGCCGACGCGGACACGTCGACCGTCGGCGCCCGCAAGCGACCATCAGACGCGGACGCGCCGCTGCTCGCACTCCACGGCGCATCCGGTCGCCCCGTCGCCGCGTTCTCCGCGAGTACGGTCGAGTGGAACTGCATTAACGCTATCATCACGTGGGGGCTCTCGAAGAGCGATTCGGGGATCGTCCTCGATCCGCTGTCGACTTCCGACGGGCTGTTTCGCGCCGCGTTGCCGCTGTTGTACGTCGGCGGCCGACTCCTGCTCGATCGCGCCTTCGATCCCGGCGACACGCTGACGGCGATCGACCGACACGACGTGACGGTGTTCAGCGGGCGGACGGCGGCGGTTCGCGACCTTACGGCCGCCGAGGGAGCTGCCGCGCTCGCGGGACTCGACCGCGCTATCTGTGACCGGACGGTCGAGGAAGAGGCGGTCGAGACGCTTCTCGGGTACGACGTTTCCGTCTCGCGCGCGTACGGTCTGCTCGAGTGTCCCACGGCGATGAGCCGAACGGTCTCCGAGCCGAGCGCGGACGGCGAGATCGGACGGCCGGTACTCGACTGTCGAGCCCGATTGGTCGACGACGAGGGTACCGTCCTCGAGGGCGCCGCCGAAGGAGCCCTCCAGCTTTCGGGGGCTGTCGTCGCCGACGGCTACGTGAACCCCGCCGATACCGGCGACGCGACCGGCTCGAGGGAGGCGAAACGGGAGGACGACTCGAACGAAGGGGAGAGCACGGAGCGGGGAACCGACGAGGGCGACGAGCACGGCTCTGCGGGATCGGCCGACGGGGGCGACGATACCGGGCGGTTCACGGACGGATGGTTCGACACCGGCGGCCGATTTCGACGGGACGGGGACGGCGTCTACTACCGGGAGTAA
- a CDS encoding alpha/beta fold hydrolase, which produces MPTASNGSVSLYYRREGESGGDGGNVPVVFVPEAGLGGWSWGWQHAALTGPYETVVWDLRGTGRSDAPKGPYAMETLVDDLETILEAIGARNAHLVGAGLGGAVALTAARTSTRVESLSLFGTAARGDAFDLEPLFASPDDRSGLRTSLEAGLSADFLDEQPEVVDGIVDWRAEGDATREGWASQTAALEGFDATDSLVSVTQPTRVFHGTDDALVQPSAGRELANGLPRGEFVPLEGAAHLATIERSRTVNDRLLGFLETKATDE; this is translated from the coding sequence ATGCCCACCGCATCGAACGGAAGCGTCTCGCTGTACTACCGCCGCGAGGGCGAGAGCGGGGGAGATGGAGGGAACGTCCCCGTCGTCTTCGTCCCCGAGGCCGGACTCGGCGGCTGGTCGTGGGGGTGGCAACACGCCGCGCTCACCGGGCCGTACGAGACGGTCGTCTGGGATCTCCGCGGGACGGGCCGGTCGGACGCGCCGAAGGGACCGTACGCCATGGAGACGCTCGTCGACGACCTCGAGACGATCCTCGAGGCGATCGGCGCGCGAAACGCCCACCTCGTCGGCGCGGGGCTCGGGGGTGCGGTCGCGCTCACCGCAGCCCGAACCTCGACTCGCGTCGAGTCGCTGTCGCTGTTCGGCACCGCCGCCCGCGGCGACGCGTTCGACCTCGAACCGCTCTTCGCGTCGCCGGACGATCGTTCGGGACTGCGAACGTCGCTCGAGGCGGGGCTCTCCGCCGACTTTCTCGACGAGCAGCCGGAGGTCGTCGACGGCATCGTCGACTGGCGTGCCGAAGGGGACGCGACCCGCGAGGGATGGGCTTCACAGACCGCCGCGCTCGAGGGGTTCGACGCGACTGACTCGCTCGTCTCCGTGACCCAACCGACGCGAGTCTTTCACGGAACGGACGACGCCCTCGTTCAGCCGTCCGCCGGCCGGGAGCTGGCGAACGGGCTTCCGCGCGGGGAATTCGTCCCGCTCGAGGGCGCGGCCCATCTCGCGACTATCGAGCGCTCGCGAACGGTCAACGACCGACTGCTCGGATTTCTCGAGACGAAAGCGACCGACGAGTAA
- a CDS encoding M20/M25/M40 family metallo-hydrolase has translation MEFATTWDEELRSFAGELCRFETTAGNEAAAQEWLYDFLESAGFETYRWEADAETLAEHPSFPDDPDEIETADRPSVAGVLEFGDPGSGRTLVLNGHVDVVPPGTGWNGDPFEPRWTDGRLTARGAADMKCGLATCVFAARHLASSDPSLDGRIVVESVAGEEEGGIGAAAAALENPYPFSRDAAIVAEPTDCRPVTATEGSLMKRLRLEGRSAHAATRWNGESVLPRFERIRQAFEALEEERGERVTHPLYGEFPIPWPVCFGRVEAGRWASSVADELTAEVRIGVAPGETVDEVEREFERRLAAVVAEDPFLESRPPEFERFSIQFEPAEVETDEPVVRAVQSAMEDTGLEATDCHGATYGADSRHYVRAGIPTVLFGPGSVEQAHFPEESIEWDEVLVAGEALAAAAESYLAA, from the coding sequence ATGGAGTTCGCGACGACGTGGGACGAGGAGTTACGGTCGTTCGCCGGCGAACTGTGTCGATTCGAGACGACCGCGGGGAACGAGGCGGCCGCCCAGGAGTGGCTCTACGACTTCCTCGAGTCCGCCGGCTTCGAGACCTACCGCTGGGAGGCCGACGCCGAGACGCTCGCGGAGCACCCGTCGTTTCCGGACGACCCCGACGAGATCGAGACGGCCGACCGACCGAGCGTCGCGGGCGTCCTCGAGTTCGGCGATCCGGGGTCGGGACGGACGCTGGTGTTGAACGGCCACGTCGACGTCGTTCCGCCGGGAACCGGCTGGAACGGGGATCCGTTCGAGCCGCGGTGGACGGACGGACGGCTCACCGCTCGCGGCGCGGCGGACATGAAGTGCGGACTGGCGACCTGCGTGTTCGCGGCGCGCCACCTCGCGTCGTCCGATCCCTCGCTCGACGGGCGGATCGTCGTCGAGAGCGTCGCCGGCGAGGAGGAAGGTGGCATCGGCGCGGCCGCCGCGGCCCTGGAGAACCCGTATCCGTTCTCGCGCGACGCGGCGATCGTCGCCGAACCGACTGACTGTCGGCCGGTGACGGCGACCGAAGGGAGCCTGATGAAGCGGCTCCGTCTCGAGGGGCGGTCGGCCCACGCGGCGACGCGCTGGAACGGCGAGTCCGTCCTTCCCCGGTTCGAGCGGATTCGGCAGGCGTTCGAGGCCCTCGAGGAAGAGCGCGGCGAGCGAGTCACGCACCCGCTGTACGGGGAGTTCCCGATCCCGTGGCCGGTCTGTTTCGGTCGGGTCGAGGCGGGTCGCTGGGCGTCGTCGGTGGCGGACGAACTCACGGCGGAGGTTCGCATCGGCGTGGCGCCGGGCGAAACGGTCGACGAGGTCGAACGGGAGTTCGAACGACGACTGGCCGCAGTCGTCGCCGAGGATCCGTTCCTCGAGTCCCGGCCGCCCGAGTTCGAGCGGTTCTCGATCCAGTTCGAACCCGCCGAGGTCGAGACGGACGAACCGGTGGTTCGGGCGGTACAGTCGGCGATGGAGGACACCGGTCTCGAGGCGACCGACTGTCATGGTGCGACCTACGGCGCCGACAGCCGTCACTACGTGCGAGCGGGGATTCCGACCGTCCTGTTCGGACCGGGGAGCGTCGAACAGGCGCACTTCCCCGAGGAGAGCATCGAGTGGGACGAGGTCCTCGTAGCCGGCGAGGCGCTCGCCGCGGCGGCCGAGTCGTACCTCGCGGCCTAA
- a CDS encoding acetamidase/formamidase family protein — MAKQHHGYRVDYYLGDGDHNIHNAWDNSLEPVLTVEPGDVVRFECRDAVDGQVTIECGPEEFSNVSFDPVHPLTGPVGVEGAEPGDALVVELLSLQHKGWGYTGFLPGEMGLGLLPEEFPEAGVHIWDLEDDVGHFVDGIEVPLDPFPGTIGVAPAEEGEHETLPPRDVGGNMDVKHMTAGSTVSLPVEVDGALFSIGDCHAAQGDGEVSVTGIEAPMFVTARFGLKKDAGIEQPQFETDGPFTPTGRDERMYGTTGIADDLMEAARLAVRHMIDHLHEERGLSRGEAYILCSAAVDLKINEIVDAPNWVVSAYLPESIFPEQENGDS; from the coding sequence ATGGCAAAACAGCATCACGGCTATCGGGTCGACTACTATCTCGGCGACGGCGACCACAACATCCACAACGCGTGGGACAACAGCCTCGAGCCCGTACTCACGGTAGAGCCCGGCGACGTCGTCCGGTTCGAGTGCCGCGACGCCGTCGACGGCCAGGTGACGATCGAGTGCGGTCCGGAGGAGTTCTCGAACGTCAGCTTCGACCCCGTCCACCCGCTGACGGGCCCCGTCGGCGTCGAGGGAGCCGAACCGGGCGACGCCCTCGTCGTCGAACTGCTCAGCCTCCAGCACAAGGGGTGGGGATACACCGGCTTCCTTCCGGGCGAGATGGGACTCGGACTCCTGCCGGAAGAGTTCCCGGAGGCCGGCGTTCACATCTGGGACCTCGAGGACGACGTCGGTCACTTCGTCGACGGGATCGAGGTGCCCCTCGACCCGTTCCCGGGCACCATCGGCGTGGCACCCGCCGAGGAGGGCGAACACGAAACGCTCCCGCCGCGGGACGTCGGCGGCAATATGGACGTCAAACACATGACGGCGGGTTCGACCGTCTCCCTTCCCGTCGAGGTCGACGGCGCCCTGTTCTCGATCGGCGACTGTCACGCCGCTCAGGGCGACGGCGAGGTTTCCGTGACGGGCATCGAGGCGCCGATGTTCGTCACCGCCCGATTCGGACTGAAGAAAGACGCCGGAATCGAACAACCCCAGTTCGAGACCGACGGCCCGTTCACGCCGACCGGGCGGGACGAGCGGATGTACGGAACGACCGGCATCGCCGACGACCTGATGGAGGCGGCGCGACTCGCGGTGCGACACATGATCGATCACCTCCACGAGGAGCGCGGCCTCTCGAGGGGCGAGGCCTACATCCTCTGTTCGGCCGCCGTCGACCTGAAGATCAACGAAATCGTCGACGCGCCGAACTGGGTCGTCTCGGCGTACCTTCCCGAGAGTATCTTCCCGGAGCAGGAGAACGGCGACTCCTGA
- the alaS gene encoding alanine--tRNA ligase: MSELEEEYRLEYFEEEGFERKECPSCGAHFWTRDHERETCGEPPCEEYDFIGNPGFDEEYSLEEMRETFLSFFEEHDHERIEPYPVAANRWRDDVLLTQASIYDFQPLVTSGEAPPPANPLTISQPCIRMQDIDNVGKTGRHTMAFEMMAHHAFNAREDLDDPGQYAYEGEVYWKDRTVELCDEFFASMGVDLEEVIYIEDPWVGGGNAGPAIEVIFKGVELATLVFMCMEQDPDGEFEMKDGNSYSYMDTYIVDTGYGLERWAWVSQGTPTVYEAIYPDMIEFLKGNAEIDHSDEESNLVHRAAKLAGHMDIDEAEDMETARAEIASELDVDADELEALMEPLEDIYAIADHCRTLAYMLGDGIVPSNVGTGYLARMVLRRTKRLCDNVGVDAPLDELVDMQAERLEYENRDTIRDIVRTEVEKYRETLERGGRRVEALAAEYAKKEAPIPTEELIELYDSHGIQPDMVEEIAAEAGADADVPDDFYSLVAERHDTVEALEEAASETDERFEDLPETEKLYYDDQQRIEFEAVVLDVFEREDGYDVVLDQTMFYPEGGGQPADTGTLSTGDATVEVTDAQIEDGVILHRTDADPGKGEFVRGQIDVGRRRQLMRHHTATHIVIHAARQILGEHIRQAGAQKGVDSSRIDVRHYDRISRDDVKRIENRANEIVMDNTPVTQEWPDRHDAETEHGFDLYQGGIPPGEQIRLIHVDEDVQACGGTHVARTGEIGTIKVLSTERVQDGVERITFAAGEAAIEATQTKEDALYEAAEVLDVSPEDVPDTAERFFEEWKGRGKEIETLKEQLAAARAGGGGGGEEVEVGDTTAVVQRIDADMDELRATANALAEDDKIAVLGSGESGAQFVVAIPDGINVNAGEVVGELAAKVGGGGGGPADFAQGGGPNVDDLDDALEDAPDVVRQVLDA, translated from the coding sequence ATGAGCGAACTGGAGGAAGAGTACCGCCTCGAGTACTTCGAGGAGGAAGGGTTCGAGCGCAAGGAGTGTCCCTCCTGTGGCGCGCACTTCTGGACGCGCGACCACGAGCGAGAGACCTGCGGCGAACCGCCCTGCGAGGAGTACGACTTCATCGGGAACCCCGGATTCGACGAGGAGTACAGCCTCGAGGAGATGCGGGAGACGTTCCTCTCGTTCTTCGAGGAACACGACCACGAGCGGATCGAGCCGTACCCCGTAGCGGCGAACCGCTGGCGGGACGACGTCCTGCTGACCCAGGCGTCGATCTACGACTTCCAGCCGCTGGTGACGAGCGGCGAGGCGCCGCCGCCGGCCAACCCGCTGACCATCAGCCAGCCCTGCATCCGGATGCAGGACATCGACAACGTCGGGAAGACGGGTCGACACACGATGGCCTTCGAGATGATGGCCCACCACGCGTTCAACGCGCGCGAGGACCTGGACGATCCCGGACAGTACGCCTACGAGGGCGAGGTCTACTGGAAGGATCGAACCGTCGAGCTCTGCGACGAGTTCTTCGCCTCGATGGGCGTCGATCTCGAGGAAGTCATCTACATCGAGGATCCGTGGGTCGGCGGCGGCAACGCCGGGCCCGCGATCGAGGTCATCTTCAAGGGCGTCGAACTCGCCACGCTCGTCTTCATGTGCATGGAGCAGGATCCCGACGGCGAGTTCGAGATGAAAGACGGGAACTCCTACTCCTACATGGACACCTACATCGTCGACACCGGCTACGGGCTCGAGCGGTGGGCCTGGGTGTCCCAGGGGACGCCGACCGTCTACGAGGCGATCTACCCCGACATGATCGAGTTCCTGAAGGGGAACGCCGAGATCGACCACAGCGACGAGGAGTCAAACCTCGTCCACCGCGCCGCCAAACTCGCGGGCCACATGGACATCGACGAGGCCGAGGACATGGAAACCGCTCGCGCGGAGATCGCGAGCGAACTCGACGTCGACGCCGACGAACTCGAGGCGCTGATGGAACCGCTTGAGGACATCTACGCGATCGCCGACCACTGTCGCACGCTCGCGTACATGCTCGGCGACGGTATCGTTCCCTCGAACGTCGGGACCGGCTACCTCGCCCGGATGGTCCTCCGGCGGACGAAGCGACTCTGTGACAACGTCGGCGTCGACGCGCCGCTCGACGAACTCGTCGACATGCAGGCCGAGCGCCTCGAGTACGAGAACCGCGACACGATCCGCGACATCGTCCGAACCGAGGTCGAGAAGTACCGCGAGACGCTCGAGCGCGGCGGGCGGCGGGTGGAGGCGCTCGCCGCCGAGTACGCGAAGAAGGAGGCTCCGATTCCGACCGAGGAGCTGATCGAACTCTACGACTCCCACGGCATCCAGCCGGATATGGTCGAGGAGATCGCCGCCGAGGCCGGCGCCGACGCCGACGTCCCCGACGACTTCTACAGCCTGGTCGCCGAGCGCCACGACACCGTCGAGGCGCTCGAGGAGGCGGCGTCCGAAACGGACGAGCGCTTCGAGGACCTGCCGGAGACGGAGAAGCTCTACTACGACGACCAGCAGCGCATCGAGTTCGAGGCGGTCGTGCTCGACGTCTTCGAGCGCGAGGACGGCTACGACGTCGTTCTCGACCAGACGATGTTCTACCCCGAGGGCGGCGGCCAGCCGGCCGACACGGGGACGCTCTCGACCGGCGACGCGACCGTCGAGGTCACGGACGCCCAGATCGAGGACGGCGTGATCCTTCACCGGACCGACGCGGATCCGGGCAAAGGCGAGTTCGTCCGGGGCCAGATCGACGTCGGCCGCCGCCGACAGCTGATGCGCCACCACACGGCGACTCACATCGTCATCCACGCCGCACGACAGATTCTCGGCGAGCACATCCGCCAGGCGGGTGCTCAGAAAGGCGTCGACTCCTCGCGGATCGACGTGCGCCACTACGACCGCATCTCGCGCGACGACGTCAAGCGGATCGAAAACCGGGCGAACGAGATCGTGATGGACAACACGCCTGTCACCCAGGAGTGGCCCGACCGCCACGACGCGGAGACCGAACACGGCTTCGACCTCTACCAGGGCGGCATCCCGCCGGGCGAGCAGATCCGGCTGATCCACGTCGACGAGGACGTCCAGGCCTGCGGCGGCACGCACGTCGCTCGAACCGGCGAGATCGGGACGATTAAAGTGCTCTCGACCGAGCGCGTCCAGGACGGCGTCGAGCGGATCACGTTCGCCGCCGGCGAGGCCGCCATCGAGGCGACCCAGACGAAAGAGGACGCCCTCTACGAGGCCGCCGAGGTGCTCGACGTCTCCCCCGAGGACGTCCCCGACACGGCCGAACGCTTCTTCGAGGAGTGGAAGGGGCGGGGCAAGGAGATCGAGACTCTGAAAGAACAGCTCGCCGCGGCCCGGGCGGGCGGCGGTGGCGGCGGCGAGGAGGTCGAGGTCGGCGACACCACGGCGGTCGTCCAGCGGATCGACGCCGACATGGACGAACTGCGCGCGACCGCGAACGCGCTCGCCGAGGACGACAAGATCGCTGTCCTCGGCAGCGGAGAGAGCGGCGCTCAGTTCGTCGTCGCAATCCCCGACGGCATCAACGTCAACGCCGGCGAGGTCGTCGGCGAACTCGCCGCGAAGGTCGGCGGCGGCGGCGGCGGTCCGGCGGACTTCGCGCAGGGTGGCGGCCCCAACGTCGACGATCTGGACGACGCGCTCGAGGACGCGCCGGACGTCGTTCGGCAGGTTCTCGACGCCTGA